The genomic window TCTCAATTTGGTGCTGTCTTTCTCATGCCATTCCAAATTCCAGAAATGCTGTTCTGCATACTTTGATGGTGCAGTAAGCTGGAGATAACCATGTTGTGGCAGAAGGTATAGCCACGTATAAATGAATGATCCTAGAACAAAATTTTTCATTCTGCAACAGGGTGCGCGCTGCACTGAACTTTTTCCACATCTCTGCAGCTGTATCAAAACTGGGCATTTTGTGGCTAAGAAACAGACTTAAGCCACAGTTCAGTAGACAGTTTTAATTTACTAGAAATGTGTTTACCCAATTTTATCAAATACATCAATAGTGTTTAATGTAATGACAGGaaagaatatattttaaaaaaataagacaGAGAAAAAGTATCAACCACATTTCTCATGACACTATGACCACATTCACCAAATATCTACCTACACTACAAAGAAAGACGTGATGAAAACTGAGGATGATCATCATAGGGTGCACTAAGAGTACTAAGACAAAATTATAATTCAAGGAAATACTACTATATTAAGTGAAGATAAAGTGTGTATAGCTATACTATATCCACATCATGACTTGATTCAGCTGAAATTAAGAACCCAAATATGACACTTGTGAATGGTTATCTTTACTCTGGATTCCACAAAGGCTTTTCCAGTGTTGCATCAATAGGTTTTAATTAAATCAATTTAGTCTTATGACATAATACGGAAAATAAGGGAGAGGCACCAACTCACCTGTAGTGGACTGATATGTAGAGCATAGAAACATGTGACAGAAAACAATATTCACAATAGCTTTTGATCTCTTGCTCTCTTtctaataaaaataaacacacacaaagacacaggcACTCAAACACTCAACCCCAGTCTCGCCTTCGAAGTGTGTGCgtggatgtttgtgttgttgtgagaatgtatgtgtgtacttgtactaaaaaaaaagaaaaaaaagggcaaGAACTTGAAAGGcaagtgtgaatactgttttctggcACATGTTTCGGTGCAACATACTAACAGTCCACTATAGGCAAGTGATTGCCTTCCATTATTTTACATACTGTTCTATCCAGCGATTTCCAGTATTGTTATTAATCTTCTGAGGTAAACAGACAAGATGAGATTTCAAATAATCATTAattgatagaaacaataaaaagCCAACAAAAATTGAGGCAATGCAGTGGGGATTGAAAATTCCTATTAGTTGCAGGACAAGTAGTTACATTTGTTGTCATCAGGACACTATTCATATGACATACAGTTAATCGTTATTTGATGATGAATACTAATGTAACCACTTAGATATTAATCCAGGAATAGGAGATAAACAGATATCTTTAATAAACTAGTAGTATTCCTAATTATTTTGCTTTGTTGAACTTACCTTGAGAAAGTTCACAGCAATGTAAAACTAATTAACTCCAAATGCAGTTTCTAACAGTTGCTTCACTTTGTAAATGTATATTTTAACTTGTTTCACAGCTGTGGACACTTTCCTTCATGATGAGATCTGTGGAACATGATAAATGAATGAACAAAAAGAATGCTATTAGGCAGATTGACACATGTGACAATAACATCTATTATATTaactttcataagcaataaaaattatttaataggtTATTACAAACATCCTTCTTTTAAGCTGTCATCAAATTGTAGGATTGAAAAGCTCAGTCTTGGACTGAAAGTAATTCTTAAATTTCTGAATATCATAATGTGTGACTGTTATCTTACTGATGTTATAAACTACGTACCAAATTATGAGTACATTGTGTGAAATGAAACCAATTAACCTCATGCTAGTTTGTGTATCAATAACATAAATATCTGGATTATTGTATGATTCATAGTCTTTAatatgcaatattttttttttcaggaggggAAGAGATTGCATATTACTGCAAAAAAGTAAGCAAACAAGAACACCGAATTGGAAAATATGCAGAGACATTTTATTCTCTCGGTACAGTGAATATAACagttgaagaactgaaagaaatgtgtaaaaataatAAGTGTAATGGACGAAAATACAATGTTTTCAAAAGGAATTGTCAAGACTGGACAAGAGACTTGTGTAAGAGACTCGACATTTGGGatagaaaaggaaaacaaattcaGACTTGAAACAAAACAGTTATGCAGGTGCAAACACAATATGTGTGCAGCTTATTGGTAGTCAAATGAAAAGTCTCAAGCTTTTCAGATGACTTTGTCAGACATGAGCTTCTAGAGGTCACAATGCTGGCTGTGTGAAATGTTTGTCAAGTATGGTGAAACTTTTCACAGTACTCATGTTTATGAA from Schistocerca nitens isolate TAMUIC-IGC-003100 chromosome 5, iqSchNite1.1, whole genome shotgun sequence includes these protein-coding regions:
- the LOC126259750 gene encoding uncharacterized protein LOC126259750, which encodes MATATVTLYSHAPRSMGKFMAHLVGLSDNMWPSYSRLKHWSLLLHFDGDPEDEVWLCTLRRSSLGGSQKFSTGGEEIAYYCKKVSKQEHRIGKYAETFYSLGTVNITVEELKEMCKNNKCNGRKYNVFKRNCQDWTRDLCKRLDIWDRKGKQIQT